The following are encoded together in the Drosophila biarmipes strain raj3 chromosome 3L, RU_DBia_V1.1, whole genome shotgun sequence genome:
- the LOC108028768 gene encoding cancer-related nucleoside-triphosphatase: MESSVLTIVLITGPPGVGKTTLVRKICSFLRDKEHLLQGFYTEEVRGKGTSQRIGFDVVTLAGKRGFLAREQPGDHLRRPKVGKYSVFVQDFEDLALPLLNIKDSQSEPALLVIDEVGKMELFSRRFESAVVDLLKKKRPLLVTIPEKSSLPLVEQLRKTPNSVLYQVTKSNRNTLAGEITDLIAKSLLVTK, translated from the exons ATGGAAAGTTCAGTTCTAACGATTGTTCTTATTACAGGACCCCCAG GAGTGGGCAAAACGACTCTAGTCCGCAAGATTTGCTCGTTTCTGCGGGACAAGGAACACCTGCTCCAAGGCTTCTACACAGAAGAAGTGCGAGGCAAGGGAACAAGCCAAAGAATCGGTTTCGATGTGGTAACTTTGGCAGGAAAACGGGGATTCCTGGCTCGAGAGCAGCCAGGAGACCACCTGCGACGCCCCAAAGTGGGCAAGTATTCCGTGTTTGTCCAAGATTTTGAGGATCTTGCATTGCCGCTGTTGAACATCAAGGACTCGCAGTCAGAACCAGCGCTCCTAGTCATCGATGAAGTGGGCAAAATGGAGCTGTTTAGCAGGCGTTTCGAGTCGGCTGTGGTTGATCTTCTAAAGAAAAAGAGACCCTTGTTGGTAACCATACCCGAAAAATCCAGCTTACCTTTGGTGGAACAGCTGAGGAAAACCCCAAACTCAGTTCTTTACCAAGTGACCAAATCCAATAGGAATACTTTGGCAGGCGAAATCACAGATCTCATTGCAAAGTCTCTGCTTGtaacaaaataa
- the LOC108028767 gene encoding DNA-directed RNA polymerase III subunit RPC5: MDDEDDPVVEEIPVFLSKNLQDSLYLFQYPTKTELPNHDDSVIVNCCVKPIAQEVKVDFGLDIDSSHFDRFKGEQFAVAADGKNTYGAVPPKGQERPTYKRGIMDKQAFTSSRSITDVSKYIVGIFTDREVHLSPLTSIVQMRPALSHFDKDDKRKKAEQKAQTEDTDEDEVLQQVTVKFARGSSKNSGKEQRVGTYDGFVQRIADEPWCEAYWHSRGTPTAELERQKLFATSHQGTSSLALGPADYLRKLLPYDDHVQPVSPSAAATAAAQVLPVYNKAMLKTMPLLEQLTVLLRDARMLSFSDLMDILTEHVDPHVAADKVVALLPQVGILLHGNWVPRSEVVFPENVLSHANGVSAEQMIRARDYILFRFSRTPYLFRTQVMAATQLPPAETLDVLKTVARVNTTKRWELLLPPDKEFEQKYPELVSRQEYHWTASEQHYNEMDWARETKRVRKRSTRKSESQSLSSSMPPPAMNSMSSGEA; the protein is encoded by the exons atggacgacgaggacgaccCCGTGGTGGAGGAG ATACCCGTGTTCCTGTCGAAGAACTTGCAGGACAGCTTGTACCTGTTCCAGTACCCCACGAAAACGGAGCTGCCGAACCACGATGACTCCGTGATTGTCAATTGCTGTGTAAAACCCATCGCCCAGGAGGTGAAGGTGGACTTCGGCCTGGACATTGATTCCTCGCACTTCGATCGCTTCAAGGGCGAACAGTTCGCGGTGGCCGCCGATGGCAAAAACACCTACGGAGCCGTGCCCCCAAAAGGTCAGGAGCGACCCACATACAAACGTGGCATCATGGACAAACAGGCCTTCACCAGCTCGCGATCCATTACCGACGTGTCCAAGTACATAGTGGGCATCTTTACGGATCGCGAGGTCCACTTGTCACCCCTTACTTCCATAGTCCAAATGCGGCCTGCTCTCAGCCATTTCGATAAGGATGACAAGCGCAAGAAGGCGGAACAGAAGGCGCAGACGGAGGACACGGACGAGGATGAGGTGCTGCAACAGGTCACGGTCAAGTTCGCCCGTGGTAGTTCCAAGAACAGCGGCAAGGAGCAACGTGTCGGCACCTATGATGGCTTCGTTCAAAGGATCGCGGATGAACCTTGGTGCGAGGCCTACTGGCACTCGAGGGGCACGCCCACCGCCGAGCTGGAGCGCCAGAAACTCTTCGCCACCAGTCATCAGGGTACTTCGTCCTTGGCCCTGGGTCCTGCCGACTATCTGCGCAAGCTTTTGCCCTACGATGACCATGTGCAGCCAGTTTCGCCCTCGGCTGCTGCTACGGCTGCTGCCCAGGTCCTTCCTGTCTACAACAAGGCCATGCTCAAAACTATGCCGCTGCTGGAGCAGCTCACCGTGCTCTTGCGGGACGCCCGAATGCTCTCCTTCAGCGACCTGATGGACATACTCACGGAGCACGTGGATCCGCATGTGGCGGCCGACAAGGTGGTGGCCTTGCTGCCCCAGGTGGGCATCCTGCTGCACGGCAATTGGGTGCCACGCTCCGAGGTGGTCTTCCCCGAGAATGTGCTTTCCCATGCCAACGGAGTGTCCGCCGAGCAGATGATCCGCGCCAGAGATTATATA CTGTTCCGATTCTCCCGCACGCCCTACTTATTCCGAACCCAAGTTATGGCCGCCACCCAGTTGCCGCCGGCGGAAACGCTAGACGTTCTGAAGACCGTGGCCCGGGTGAACACCACAAAACGCtgggagctgctgctgccaccgGACAAGGAGTTCGAGCAGAAGTACCCGGAACTGGTGAGCCGACAGGAGTACCACTGGACCGCCTCCGAGCAGCACTACAACGAAATGGACTGGGCCAGGGAAACGAAGCGAGTACGCAAGCGATCCACCCGGAAGAGCGAGTCCCAGTCACTGTCCTCATCCATGCCGCCACCTGCTATGAATTCCATGTCCTCCGGGGAGGCGTAG
- the LOC108028669 gene encoding methyltransferase-like protein 22, which translates to MFTVTSEIYGENNYQTTRDGGKVVSKFRFVYPVEKLARITADKDGDLEVPRPRRGVIELEHSEATELRLVGLQVWRGALLLADYLFSKKDEFSGKTLMELGAGVGLTSIAAGIHNPGRIFCTDVDLGCILKLIRGNVQRNSKLLSGKISVLEFDFLAPKEEQSQDLVEAIDSSDIILAADVIYSDTLTDAFVSVVDNLLERGRQTGRPKTIYMALEKRYVFTLADFDSVAPMYEYLIRQTVNKPWIMEHLPLDFPQYFEYDRCKELVLIKITSR; encoded by the coding sequence ATGTTCACGGTCACGTCGGAGATCTACGGCGAGAACAACTACCAGACGACCCGCGATGGCGGCAAGGTGGTCTCCAAGTTCCGGTTCGTCTATCCGGTGGAGAAGCTGGCGAGGATCACGGCGGATAAGGATGGCGACCTTGAGGTGCCGAGGCCACGACGTGGCGTGATCGAATTGGAACATTCCGAGGCCACGGAGCTGCGCTTGGTGGGCTTGCAGGTGTGGCGTGGAGCCCTCCTGCTGGCGGATTACCTTTTCTCGAAGAAGGATGAGTTCTCTGGGAAAACCCTCATGGAACTGGGAGCTGGCGTGGGCCTAACCAGCATAGCAGCGGGCATACACAATCCCGGAAGGATCTTCTGCACGGATGTGGATCTCGGCTGCATACTGAAGCTGATCCGCGGCAATGTCCAGAGGAACTCCAAGCTGCTCAGTGGAAAAATCTCAGTTCTGGAGTTTGATTTTCTGGCCCCAAAGGAAGAGCAATCCCAGGATCTGGTAGAAGCCATAGACAGCAGTGATATCATACTAGCTGCCGATGTCATCTACAGTGATACCCTGACCGATGCCTTCGTCTCCGTGGTGGATAATCTCCTGGAGCGAGGTCGCCAAACAGGGAGACCCAAAACCATTTACATGGCTCTCGAGAAGCGGTATGTGTTCACCCTGGCGGATTTCGACTCGGTGGCTCCCATGTACGAGTACCTCATCCGGCAGACGGTCAATAAGCCCTGGATCATGGAGCACCTGCCTCTGGATTTTCCTCAGTATTTTGAGTACGACCGGTGCAAGGAGCTGGTCCTCATCAAGATCACCAGTCGTTAG
- the LOC108028668 gene encoding all trans-polyprenyl-diphosphate synthase PDSS2, with the protein MYRASGLRIMQQLRRRTPAEIQGLQGAQAAPALPAFTFQRRQQQQQQQLRWTSTSTASGKHSSQQVATPPPRHDWNRAVSEAERIVGYPTSFLSLRWLLSDEIANVALHLRKLVGSAHPLMKTAKHLLYNGKNTMQAWGLIVLLVSKAAGHAPSVPDVEQDKSAGVLHSQRALAEVTEMIRISHLVHNSVVNLQSSTQAGQDVATYDDMSFGNKIGLLTGDYLLGHSSAELANLRNQEVVELISSAVRDFSESEFIGERDEQNNPLPYKPGTFQRPSLSVGVDFNEHDVMTPMPIAQVLGNPEEEWECRNILNAGSLLGKSCQASLKLAGQSEELQRHAYRFGKHLALAWQACLDAEPFQCPQLPLDVTFSLVSAPVLFHLEHDPGMYAQLEAGKQSVDNIDYDKIHKAILAGPALAKTKELQRKHTAAALAVLQHFPATDARQALENIILAMQDL; encoded by the exons ATGTACCGCGCCAGTGGGTTAAGGATTATGCAACAGCTGCGCCGCAGGACTCCCGCCGAGATTCAGGGACTCCAGGGCGCCCAAGCTGCGCCTGCGCTGCCAGCTTTCACTTTCCAGcgacggcagcaacagcagcagcagcagcttcgCTGGACTTCAACGTCGACGGCCAGTGGAAAGCATTCCAGCCAGCAGGTGGCGACCCCGCCCCCGCGCCACGACTGGAACAGGGCGGTCAGCGAGGCGGAGCGCATCGTCGGCTATCCCACGTCCTTCCTCAGCTTGCGCTGGCTGCTCAGCGACGAGATCGCCAATGTGGCGCTGCACCTGCGCAAGCTGGTGGGCAGCGCCCATCCGCTGATGAAGACGGCCAA GCACCTGCTCTACAATGGCAAGAACACGATGCAAGCCTGGGGATTGATAGTGCTGCTGGTGTCCAAGGCGGCGGGACATGCTCCCAGTGTCCCGGATGTGGAGCAGGACAAGAGCGCCGGAGTGCTGCACTCACAAAGAGCTCTGGCCGAGGTCACCGAGATGATCAGGATCTCGCATCTGGTGCACAAT AGCGTGGTCAACCTGCAGTCGAGCACACAGGCTGGCCAGGATGTGGCCACCTACGACGACATGTCCTTTGGCAACAAGATCGGCCTGCTGACCGGCGACTACCTGCTGGGCCATTCCAGCGCGGAGCTGGCCAACCTGCGCAACCAGGAGGTGGTGGAGCTGATTTCGTCGGCAGTGCGCGACTTTTCCGAATCGGAATTCATTGGCGAGCGCGATGAGCAGAACAACCCTCTGCCCTACAAGCCAGGAACCTTCCAGCGGCCTTCCCTCAGCGTTGGAGTGGACTTCAACGAGCACGACGTGATGACCCCCATGCCGATTGCCCAGGTTCTGGGTAACCCCGAGGAGGAATGGGAGTGCCGCAACATACTGAACGCCGGCAGTCTGCTGGGCAAGTCCTGTCAGGCTTCCTTGAAGCTGGCCGGCCAGAGTGAGGAACTGCAGCGGCATGCGTACCGCTTTGGCAAGCATTTGGCGCTCGCTTGGCAGGCTTGCTTGGATGCCGAGCCCTTCCAGTGTCCCCAGCTCCCGTTGGATGTGACCTTCAGCCTAGTCAGCGCTCCGGTTCTCTTCCATTTGGAGCACGACCCCGGGATGTATGCCCAACTGGAGGCTGGCAAGCAGTCGGTGGATAACATCGACTACGACAAGATCCACAAGGCCATCCTGGCCGGTCCGGCGCTGGCCAAAACCAAGGAGCTGCAGCGGAAGCACACGGCTGCCGCTCTGGCTGTTCTCCAGCACTTCCCGGCCACCGACGCTCGACAGGCGCTGGAGAACATCATTCTGGCCATGCAGGATCTCTGA